DNA from Methanorbis furvi:
ATTCACTAAATTTTTTTGTGAGAGTACACATCATGAAATTTGAAATTCTGATGCCACGAAAGTATTTCATCACAATTTTTTCAGAAAAATATAGGCCGTTAAGATATCGATTGACAGGCATACGATTCAGATTTCAGATAAGTAAGGGAGGGAGGGAGGGAGAGAGAGAATACTTGATTTTTCCAAAAACCAAATAACTTTTTTTTCGAAGTATCACACAAAATTCAAAAAAAATCATTTCCATGATGCTCACGTTTGTTCCGTGATGTTTTTTCTGTTAAATTCGGTGTGTTCCTGCGAAGCGGTAAGCAGGCCGTAGGCATGCGTTTAGTGGGCGGAGCGACTCACTCCAAAACTTTGTCTGATAAACACGCGGCCTTCATTGCATTCATAAGAGCAACCATCTCCCGAACCTCCTCCTCGCACCGTTTCTCGATTCCTGAATAATCCTTTTCATCTGCCATCTCCCAGACCCTCTTTCCGGTGGGTTTCTGGTCCCGGATACCGAGAAGTCCGTTGGCAAGTTCATTGTGGGTGCAGGGATGCAGAACCGGACGGGGAATCTGAAGAAAACCGATTCCTGCGGTTGCAAGATCAACCACCCGCACCTTGCAGATGGTTTCATAGATCTCTTCAGGCGCGGCAACCTCGTACTCCAGACATTTTGCAGTAAGGAACGGCATATCGAATGTTGAGATGCCGATGCCTGCGACGATCGGGTCGCAGTGTATGCGTTTTTTCGCGGCAAGAGGTTTCCACACTTCGGTGAAATGACGATAGAGATTTTTCACGACCTCCTCTTCAGACCCGTCGTTCCATATCCAGTGATGCTGGTAGTCTGCGGACACTTCATCAAGGAGAGGACGCGACCGGTAGACGACACCGCCAAGGAGGGTGTGATCTTTTCGGTACGGATTCACCGACAAAGATGCGCCGGTTTTTCTCCGTCGGTCGCACTCAGGCACAAACGCTTCGAGATCAAAGACGATGAGTTCGGTCAGTTTTGGCAGAAACACTATCATCGTATCAGAACCCTGCCATGCTCAGCTGCACCAATCCGATTACGCCTGACCAGATGGTGTGAACTGCAATTGCGGTGAGAAGAAGACCAACAATCTTTGAGAGAATGACGATGACGGTTTCTCCAAGTATTGCCGTGATCTTTGAAGAGAATGCAAGCACAAGCCAGATGAAGAGAAGCGAAAGAGCGACCGCAAGGGCTGTCAGGATAATTCCATCCTGAGATCCAAGAATCATAACAGTGGTGATGGTTCCAGGACCGCACATAATCGGTGTCCCGATAATAACACCTGCCATTGATTTGCGAACGGCTCCCGCGGGAAGCTGGCCGTCTGTCTGTCCGGCACGTTCATCGTGCGCGGACTTTCCGCCGATCTCAAGACCGAGAACGATCTGGAGACCAAGGATAAAGAGGATGATACCGCCGGCGATTTTGAAACTTTCGAGTTCTATGCCAAGTACTGAGAAGATTATATCATTGAAGACAAGGAATGCGAACATGAGCGCTCCTGCTACTGCTGTTGCGATACCTGCCTGCTTGAGAGTCTCTGTTCGTGAGAGTCCGCGGGTGAGGTTGATGAACATCGAGACCGAGAGCAGAGGGTCAAGGATGATGAACAGCGTAATTGCCGCTGAGATGATGGTGGCGAGTATCTCCAGCATAGATGTAATGAGTATTGTTTTTGATTGATAATATAGGTGGGGAACAGGTATGCTTTGCATTCGTATTTTTGGGTTGTCCACGAAAATACGACAAAATAACAAACAGCTATAGTTAATAAACAAACCTTATGGGAAAATACGAAAAAAAGCGTCTGTTGTGTGAGTCTGCACAAGGCAGTGCCTTGGGCACTGCCTGATGCTGAAGAAAGAGTCCGAACTCTTTACTGCTCGTCGTCTTCGTCGTCAAAGCTCTCTTCTTCATCCTGTTTGAGTTCAACATTGTTGATGTCAAACTGGCGGAATGCGAGTTTCTTTGCTTTGATGATGTTTCTGCCTTCTTTTCCGATTGCAAGACCACGGTCTTCGTCGTTTACTTCGACGTAGGCGATCTCGCCGTCTTCATCGTCTTCGAAGGTGACGGTGCTGACCTGCACCGGCAGGAAGCAGTTGCGAATGAACTGGACTTTGTCTGCGTTGTACTCAACGACTTCAACCTTTTTGCCGAAAGCGTCGGATGCCTTTTTGATGCTGGCACCTTTCTTTCCGATTGCAAGGCCCATCTCTCCGGGGTTGATGACGAAGAGAATACGACCGAATTTGTCGTCGACCACACAGTCACGTGCACCTGCACCGGTCAGGTTTTCAAACTGTGCAATCATACGCATTGCATCTTCGGAAATTGTTATTTCACTCATATTTATGCTCTCTTAAGGCTCAGAATGTCAGATTCGCCTGCGTCGACGATTGCAAGAACGCTGATCATGTGGTCGCGACCGCACTCTTTGCCAAGCTGACGGGAGCTGCCGGCAAATTCGTAGAGTGAGAGGTTCTCTGCTGCGGTGAGCATTGTGCGAACTTTTGCCGGTGCATTGTTTGCAACGATGACAAGTTCTGCTTTGTTTTCAGCAATGATCTTTTCGACGCTGTTCTGTCCTAAAACGACCTTACCGGTCTTGATTGCCCTTCTCAGGGATAAGTTGAAATCCATGTTGAGATTCACCATTTTTATTGGTAGATCTGCACTCCGATCCGGCACCTGGGGAGGTGGCCCCATAAAATCCGAATCTTC
Protein-coding regions in this window:
- a CDS encoding MarC family protein, which gives rise to MLEILATIISAAITLFIILDPLLSVSMFINLTRGLSRTETLKQAGIATAVAGALMFAFLVFNDIIFSVLGIELESFKIAGGIILFILGLQIVLGLEIGGKSAHDERAGQTDGQLPAGAVRKSMAGVIIGTPIMCGPGTITTVMILGSQDGIILTALAVALSLLFIWLVLAFSSKITAILGETVIVILSKIVGLLLTAIAVHTIWSGVIGLVQLSMAGF
- a CDS encoding NusA-like transcription termination signal-binding factor; amino-acid sequence: MSEITISEDAMRMIAQFENLTGAGARDCVVDDKFGRILFVINPGEMGLAIGKKGASIKKASDAFGKKVEVVEYNADKVQFIRNCFLPVQVSTVTFEDDEDGEIAYVEVNDEDRGLAIGKEGRNIIKAKKLAFRQFDINNVELKQDEEESFDDEDDEQ
- a CDS encoding 50S ribosomal protein L30e; this translates as MDFNLSLRRAIKTGKVVLGQNSVEKIIAENKAELVIVANNAPAKVRTMLTAAENLSLYEFAGSSRQLGKECGRDHMISVLAIVDAGESDILSLKRA